A single region of the Mechercharimyces sp. CAU 1602 genome encodes:
- a CDS encoding YifB family Mg chelatase-like AAA ATPase: MYAKLYSCSIHGLDGVVVEVEVDISNGLPAFDVVGLPDSAVREARDRVRAAIKNSGYSFPLQRITTNLAPAALRKEGSGFDLAIALGVLFASEQLIWKESDSWLLLGEMALDGGLRPLAGVLPMVIAGKAGGFRKVIVPASNAEEAGLVAGMIVFAANTIQEAAAILRHEEAPPVPLTSITAATTKDVPADFADVRGQRHVKRTMEVAAAGMHNLLLIGPPGSGKTMLARRIPSILTPMQASESLEVTKIRSIGGLLTQKGKREVHRPFRAPHHTISPAGLIGGGSIPKPGEVSLAHRGVLFLDELPEFSKGALEVLRQPLEDHHVTVSRARATFSFPANFMLIASMNPCPCGFYGYEQDRACTCTPLQVQRYRSKISGPLLDRMDIHVEVPRVDYQTLSEGTKEESSISIRQRVVQARKRQAERFDGTTILHNEAMPPAYIRRYCKINKETDQLLKQSFDALGLSARAHDRILKVARTIADLGGEPEIQLPHVAEAIQYRTLDRKWWG; the protein is encoded by the coding sequence ATGTATGCAAAATTGTATAGCTGTTCGATACATGGATTAGATGGAGTAGTGGTTGAAGTGGAAGTGGATATTAGTAATGGCCTGCCTGCATTTGATGTCGTGGGCTTGCCTGACTCTGCAGTACGGGAAGCGCGAGATCGTGTACGTGCCGCTATCAAAAATAGCGGATATTCATTCCCATTACAGCGCATCACGACGAATTTAGCCCCTGCAGCTTTACGTAAGGAAGGGTCAGGTTTTGATCTTGCAATCGCATTGGGTGTGCTGTTTGCAAGTGAGCAATTGATATGGAAAGAGAGTGATTCGTGGTTGTTGTTAGGGGAGATGGCGCTCGATGGTGGTTTGCGCCCGTTGGCAGGTGTGTTACCGATGGTGATTGCCGGCAAAGCGGGAGGGTTTCGTAAAGTAATCGTCCCTGCTAGCAATGCAGAAGAGGCGGGTCTGGTTGCTGGTATGATCGTATTTGCAGCTAATACGATACAGGAAGCGGCGGCGATTTTACGTCACGAAGAAGCACCTCCGGTTCCGCTCACCTCTATCACAGCAGCAACTACGAAAGATGTTCCCGCAGACTTTGCTGATGTCCGAGGTCAACGCCATGTTAAGCGGACCATGGAAGTAGCGGCGGCAGGTATGCACAATCTTCTTCTGATTGGACCACCTGGATCGGGAAAAACGATGTTGGCACGTCGGATACCCTCTATCCTTACTCCGATGCAGGCGAGTGAATCGCTTGAAGTCACAAAGATACGTAGCATTGGGGGTCTTTTAACTCAGAAGGGGAAGCGAGAAGTTCATCGGCCGTTTCGCGCCCCGCATCACACGATCTCTCCAGCAGGTTTGATCGGCGGTGGCTCCATCCCTAAACCGGGCGAAGTAAGTCTCGCCCATCGTGGCGTCTTATTCTTAGATGAGCTTCCTGAATTTTCGAAGGGAGCATTGGAAGTATTACGCCAGCCTTTAGAAGACCACCATGTTACCGTTAGCCGAGCTCGTGCTACTTTTTCTTTTCCAGCTAACTTTATGTTAATCGCTTCGATGAACCCTTGCCCGTGTGGGTTTTATGGCTATGAACAAGACCGGGCTTGCACCTGCACCCCCCTACAAGTTCAGCGCTATCGCTCTAAAATCTCTGGCCCTTTGTTGGATAGGATGGACATTCACGTGGAAGTCCCACGAGTGGATTATCAGACTTTATCTGAGGGAACAAAAGAAGAATCCTCAATCAGCATTCGTCAGCGTGTTGTACAAGCCCGCAAACGGCAAGCCGAACGCTTTGACGGTACCACCATTTTACACAACGAAGCGATGCCCCCTGCATATATCCGCCGCTATTGTAAGATAAACAAAGAGACAGACCAACTCCTAAAGCAATCTTTTGATGCCTTAGGGTTAAGTGCCCGTGCCCATGACCGCATCCTAAAAGTGGCCCGTACCATCGCTGATTTAGGAGGGGAGCCAGAAATTCAACTGCCACACGTAGCCGAAGCGATCCAGTATCGGACATTGGATCGAAAGTGGTGGGGGTGA